A stretch of the Lolium perenne isolate Kyuss_39 chromosome 3, Kyuss_2.0, whole genome shotgun sequence genome encodes the following:
- the LOC127338157 gene encoding uncharacterized protein translates to MAKLMCLCCLLMAMAVAVSADGCEGDRKDMIRECGKYQQWPAEPKMDPSDACCAVWQKADIPCLCAGLTAEKQKLWCMDKVAYVANFCKKPFPHGYKCGSYTFPPLGK, encoded by the exons ATGGCTAAACTCATGTGCTTATGTTGCCTCCTCATGGCTATGGCAGTGGCCGTGTCGGCTGACGGCTGCGAGGGTGACCGGAAGGACATGATCCGGGAGTGCGGCAAGTACCAGCAATGGCCGGCGGAGCCGAAGATGGATCCGTCAGATGCTTGTTGCGCCGTGTGGCAGAAGGCGGACATCCCGTGCCTCTGCGCCGGTCTCACCGCGGAGAAACAGAAGCTATGGTGCATGGACAAGGTCGCGTATGTTGCCAATTTCTGCAAGAAGCCGTTCCCGCATGGCTACAAGTGCGGAT CCTACACATTTCCTCCTCTGGGGAAATAA